The proteins below come from a single Zea mays cultivar B73 chromosome 8, Zm-B73-REFERENCE-NAM-5.0, whole genome shotgun sequence genomic window:
- the LOC100278414 gene encoding uncharacterized protein LOC100278414, whose protein sequence is MQVLRLLAARPGAAATITDDDEGPFFDLDFSSSSVRASSTSSTSASSDDAALTDLDLAISLHRSRSASPSYYDARRLSQLHLFPSHAPPLLLKPGPDVGLQAHSSAGAAASSTTNAALYGRRRSSSAGSGARLSLRQFMECPTTPGGDGEAEREPPPPRAAVRRYLAEISVRLRRSVRPRRLRKSRSAAAPATHRDDSLAEKQDGIASAIAHCKESLHRGLALAPSVSPQSGRAATSRGPLVLSSS, encoded by the coding sequence ATGCAGGTCCTCCGGCTCCTGGCGGCGCGGCCAGGCGCCGCCGCGACCATCACGGACGACGACGAGGGCCCCTTCTTCGACCTGGACTTCTCTTCCTCCTCCGTCCGGGCCTCCTCGACCAGCTCCACCTCGGCCTCCTCGGACGACGCCGCCCTCACGGACCTCGACCTCGCCATCTCCCTGCACCGGAGCCGCTCCGCCTCGCCCTCCTACTACGACGCGCGCCGCCTCTCCCAGCTCCACTTATTTCCCTCCCACGCGCCGCCGCTCCTCCTCAAGCCGGGCCCCGACGTCGGCCTGCAGGCGCACAGCTCCGCGGGCGCCGCTGCCAGCAGCACCACGAACGCCGCGCTGTACGGCCGCCGCCGCAGCAGCTCCGCCGGCAGCGGCGCGCGGTTGTCGCTGCGGCAATTCATGGAGTGCCCTACCACGCCGGGCGGCGACGGGGAGGCCGAGCgcgagccgccgccgccccgcgcCGCCGTCCGGCGGTACCTCGCCGAGATCTCCGTGCGGCTGCGGCGGAGCGTGCGTCCCCGCCGCCTGCGCAAGAGCCGGTCCGCCGCAGCGCCGGCGACGCACCGCGACGACTCGCTGGCCGAGAAGCAGGACGGCATTGCCAGCGCCATCGCGCACTGCAAGGAGTCGCTCCACCGGGGGCTGGCGCTGGCCCCGTCCGTGTCACCGCAGTCGGGCCGGGCTGCAACGAGTCGCGGTCCTTTGGTTTTGTCTAGTTCTTAG
- the LOC100383493 gene encoding uncharacterized isoform X3 → MSDLIGSFMAYPKKDGPIEKSLRRQTSSTDLRTRGSDGSSSTPSLKKNASVSSDMSDLASQGSGNPVRRTGSWCFDEKVLIQSLYKVMVSVSENGPIILYIRDVDHFLWKSQRIHSMFQKMLAKLSGQVLILGSRLLNPDADNRDADERISTLFPYHVDIKAPEEETHLDCWKSQIEEDKRKIQMQDNRNHIIEVLSANDLDCDDLSSICEADTMVLSNYIEEIIVSAVSYHLIHNKDPEYRNGKLMLSSKSLSHGLSIFQGSHGGKDTLKLEETKDGLKGALGSKKTETLPVGEGPVPLPKPEVPDNEFEKRIRPEVIPASEIGVTFDDIGALADIKESLQELVMLPLRRPDLFKGGLLKPCRGILLFGPPGTGKTMLAKAIANDAGASFINVSMSTITSKWFGEDEKNVRALFSLAAKVAPTIIFVDEVDSMLGQRARYGEHEAMRKIKNEFMSHWDGLLSKTGEKILVLAATNRPFDLDEAIIRRFERRIMVGLPTTESRELILRTLLSKEKVDEDIDFKELAAMTEGYSGSDLKNLCVTAAYRPVRELLKIERERELERREKESKDKAAAAENSEAPESEKKESSETKEARKSTQSPEGGGKGDEGPDSKAEGEKEAAVVDLRPLTMEDLRQAKNQVAASFAAEGAVMNELRQWNDLYGEGGSRKKQQLTYFL, encoded by the exons ATGTCTGATCTCATTGGATCCTTTATGGCATATCCTAAGAAGGATGGGCCTATAG AAAAATCGCTGCGTCGCCAGACAAGCAGCACGGATTTAAGGACAAG AGGCTCTGACGGTTCTAGCAGTACGCCTTCGCTGAAGAAAAACGCCTCGGTATCATCCGACATGAGCGACCTTGCCTCACAAGGTTCGGGAAATCCAG TGAGGCGAACTGGTAGCTGGTGTTTCGACGAGAAAGTTCTGATTCAGTCACTCTACAAG GTTATGGTTTCTGTATCTGAAAACGGTCCGATTATTCTTTACATAAGGGATGTGGACCATTTCCTCTGGAAATCGCAAAGAATTCACTCGATGTTCCAGAAAATGTTGGCCAAGCTATCCGGTCAAGTTTTGATACTTGGTTCTCGACTACTCAATCCTGACGCTGATAACAGGGATGCCGATGAGAGGATTAGTACCCTGTTTCCTTACCATGTTGACATCAAAGCTCCCGAGGAGGAGACCCATCTAGACTGCTGGAAAAGCCAGATTGAGGAAGACAAGAGAAAAATCCAGATGCAAGATAACAGAAACCACATCATAGAGGTACTCTCGGCAAATGATCTAGACTGTGACGATCTGAGCTCAATCTGTGAAGCAGACACTATGGTTCTCAGCAATTACATAGAGGAGATCATCGTATCAGCTGTCTCCTACCACTTGATTCACAACAAGGACCCTGAATACAGGAATGGAAAGCTCATGCTATCATCTAAAAG TTTGTCCCATGGTCTAAGCATTTTCCAAGGTAGCCATGGTGGGAAAGACACTCTGAAGTTGGAAGAAACGAAG GATGGTTTGAAAGGAGCTCTTGGGTCTAAGAAAACTGAGACACTTCCGGTTGGCGAAGGTCCAGTACCGCTGCCAAAACCA GAAGTTCCAGACAATGAGTTTGAAAAGCGTATCAGACCAGAGGTCATTCCGGCAAGTGAGATAGGAGTGACATTCGATGACATCGGAGCCCTGGCAGATATCAAAGAGTCTCTCCAGGAGCTGGTCATGCTTCCTCTTCGACGGCCCGATCTCTTCAAAGGAGGGCTCCTGAAGCCGTGCAGAGGGATTCTGCTGTTTGGGCCACCTGGAACCGGGAAGACCATGCTTGCCAAGGCTATAGCGAACGACGCCGGCGCCAGCTTCATCAACGTATCCATGTCCACCATCACATCGAAATGGTTCGGGGAGGACGAGAAAAATGTCCGGGCGCTGTTCAGTTTGGCCGCCAAGGTAGCTCCCACCATTATTTTTGTGGACGAGGTAGACAGCATGCTGGGGCAGCGCGCTCGCTACGGCGAGCATGAGGCGATGCGGAAGATCAAGAACGAGTTCATGAGCCACTGGGACGGTCTCTTGTCAAAAACAGGCGAAAAAATCCTCGTTCTCGCCGCGACGAATAGGCCTTTCGACCTTGATGAAGCCATCATCAGGAGATTCGAGCGCAG GATCATGGTTGGGCTTCCAACTACGGAGAGCAGAGAGCTGATCTTGAGGACGCTGCTTTCAAAGGAGAAAGTTGATGAAGATATTGATTTCAAGGAACTTGCGGCCATGACGGAAGGATACAGCGGCAGTGATCTCAAG AATCTCTGTGTGACTGCTGCTTACCGCCCTGTTAGGGAGCTCCTGAAGATAGAAAGAGAGAGGGAACTG GAGCGAAGGGAAAAGGAGTCAAAAGacaaggcggcggcggcggagaatTCAGAAGCCCCGGAGAGTGAGAAGAAGGAGAGCTCAGAAACCAAAGAAGCTCGGAAGAGCACGCAGAGTCCAGAAGGCGGCGGCAAAGGCGACGAGGGTCCAGACAGCAAGGCGGAGGGCGAGAAGGAAGCGGCCGTTGTTGACCTTAGGCCACTGACGATGGAAGACCTGAGGCAGGCaaagaaccag GTTGCAGCGAGCTTCGCCGCCGAGGGTGCCGTGATGAACGAGCTCAGGCAGTGGAACGACCTGTACGGCGAAGGGGGGTCCAGGAAGAAACAGCAGCTGACCTACTTCTTGTAG